A region of Scleropages formosus chromosome 2, fSclFor1.1, whole genome shotgun sequence DNA encodes the following proteins:
- the LOC108936907 gene encoding dysbindin-like produces MSSSGSSGHNKRLSSETEHTQRVPSTDAPQQIKWRERQRFFEEVFQHDMDVYLSSTHLQIEHRRPPVGSISSMEVNIDMLEQMELLEISDQEALDVFLNSSGEDGTLDSPLTEDYDDDENEDVSEEVYKDELLLEVPRSRCETKSRMSSTSSGSTDPYSLDTSEEGTDTPIVQSDDEEGQTEALLLKPNGAEEKSKNTHSS; encoded by the exons ATGTCTTCATCCGGATCATCTGGCCACAACAAGCGCTTGTCCT CTGAGACGGAGCACACCCAGAGGGTCCCGAGCACAGATGCACCCCAGCAGATCAAGTGGCGGGAGAGGCAGCGCTTCTTCGAGGAGGTCTTCCAGCACGACATGGATGTCTACCTGTCCTCCACCCACCTGCAGATCGAGCACAGGAGAC CCCCAGTAGGCAGCATCTCTTCCATGGAGGTCAACATAGACATGCTGGAACAGATGGAGCTCCTGGAAATCTCCGATCAGGAAGCCCTTGATGTGTTCCTCAACTCGAGCGGGGAAGATGGCACGCTGGACTCCCCCCTGACAG AGGATTACGATGATGATGAGAATGAGGACGTCAGCGAGGAGGTGTACAAGGATGAGCTCTTGCTTGAGGTGCCCCGCAGCCGGTGCGAGACGAAGTCACGCATGTCGTCCACCTCCTCCGGCTCCACCGACCCTTACAGCCTGGACACCAGCGAGGAGGGGACAGACACCCCCATCGTCCAGTCGGACGATgaggaaggccagacagaagcCCTGTTGCTCAAACCCAACGGCGCAGAGGAGAAGAGCAAGAACACCCACTCGTCGTAG
- the cdh26.1 gene encoding cadherin-like protein 26, whose protein sequence is MWSGSIVLLLLVLAAEPDFAHEREKRELLRRAKRRWVLSTIELTEEDKGPFPKMATKLFNDKEIDYRLKYFISGQGVSKDPKGVFSIDDETGMVYVHKPIDREKNPTFHIEFDVVDRATNTIVDKTLAFDVAVQDINDNPPKFDKPVIDVNVKETTKEGDLPISLSATDIDDPATQNSKYTMKILSQEPALPKIDIKLVENTNLRQLTFKGCFNSDQEKKYKVLVEVKDMGSPSLSSTATVNINIVDGNNHAPVFTSKEYKAEVMELAVNQEILRLKVEDKDLPNTPASRAKFKIVEGNDDGHYKIETDPKTNEGVLTVLKAKNYEKTTVENLRIEVENEEPLFVCASGTPGGGKEVQAPQSVSVFVSVLDVNDPPQFKKKINNVHQMEESEPGIVLFTPEVTDEEGDSIRYELAQDPANWVKINEKTGAITTVHKMDRESPYVNNSIYTILIRAIDSGKPPGTSTGTVYVHLGDINDNLPVLVDPSVVLCGNKENSVVVKANDADAHPFSKPFSFSLQDPELQSRWKFDPDTGESATLHSLNTLAYGNYTVPLAVKDQQGKGEKYDLNVVVCDCGEGSVCRRLASRSSMLGLGGLLALIAAFLMLLLLLLFCLFCECGEEKNRIPITLYDEGCQTLIKYNEEGGGSVYKAQPPVLMTPTNSFVFKEDTKNPPIAGAKFASQMSAAPVSQGYDTWGSQGNGMGSTHWEVSSQVPNYDTQWTRTMSSKNGTMRLGRQLSLASERNVSAQLQRRLSAVEERHLEVLQYNPTEYAFEGKGSTCQSLDQLSFSNYGDNLDFLQDLGPKFNTLGAMCSKAVPVKLKDRPM, encoded by the exons ATGTGGAGCGGCTCCATCGTCCTCCTTCTTCTCGTT CTGGCTGCGGAGCCTGATTTTGCCCATGAGCGGGAGAAGAGG GAATTGCTGAGGCGAGCAAAAAGGAGATGGGTTCTATCAACCATTGAGTTGACAGAGGAGGATAAAGGTCCATTTCCAAAAATGGCCACGAAA CTTTTCAATGACAAAGAGATTGACTACAGACTCAAATACTTCATCAGTGGACAGGGAGTGTCGAAAGATCCAAAGGGGGTGTTCAGCATAGATGATGAAACTGGCATGGTCTATGTGCATAAACCCATTGATCGGGAGAAAAACCCCACATTTCAT ATTGAGTTTGATGTTGTGGACCGGGCAACCAACACAATAGTGGACAAAACTCTTGCATTTGATGTAGCTGTACAAGACATCAATGATAACCCACCAAAGTTTGACAAACCTGTCATTGATGTGAATGTCAAAGAGACAACAAAGGAAG GTGATTTGCCCATCAGTTTGTCAGCAACTGATATTGATGATCCAGCCACACAGAACTCGAAGTACACAATGAAAATTTTGTCCCAGGAACCAGCGTTGCCCAAGATTGACATTAAACTTGTGGAAAACACAAACCTGAGACAGCTGACTTTTAAAGGCTGCTTCAACTCTGAT caagaaaagaaatataaagtCCTTGTTGAAGTAAAAGACATGGGGTCCCCTTCGCTCTCATCGACTGCAACAGTCAACATAAATATTGTGGATGGCAACAATCATGCACCAGTGTTTACCAGTAAAGAG TATAAGGCCGAAGTAATGGAGCTGGCTGTCAACCAGGAAATTCTCAGGCTGAAAGTGGAAGACAAAGACCTACCCAATACACCCGCGTCCCGGGCGAAATTTAAAATTGTGGAGGGCAATGATGATGGTCACTACAAGATTGAAACAGATCCAAAGACCAATGAGGGTGTCCTCACTGTCCTTAAG GCAAAAAACTACGAGAAGACGACTGTGGAGAACCTGCGGATTGAGGTGGAAAATGAGGAACCTCTGTTTGTCTGTGCATCAGGGACTCCAGGTGGAGGGAAAGAAGTCCAAGCCCCTCAGTCTGTCAGCGTCTTTGTCAGCGTGCTAGACGTTAATGATCCACCAcagttcaaaaagaaaataaataatgtgcacCAAATGGAGGAGAGTGAACCTGGTATTGTGCTGTTTACACCAGAGGTCACAGATGAAGAAGGTGACAGCATCAG GTATGAATTAGCCCAGGATCCGGCAAATTGggttaaaattaatgaaaagactGGCGCAATAACAACTGTACACAAGATGGACCGTGAATCTCCATATGTCAACAACAGCATCTACACCATCCTGATCCGTGCCATTGACAGTG GAAAGCCCCCAGGGACAAGTACGGGGACCGTGTACGTTCACCTTGGAGATATCAATGACAATTTACCCGTCCTGGTGGACCCCTCTGTGGTGCTGTGTGGGAATAAAGAGAACAGTGTGGTGGTTAAAGCCAACGATGCAGATGCACACCCTTTCAGTAAGCCCTTCTCCTTTTCACTACAAGACCCAGAGCTGCAGAGCCGATGGAAGTTTGACCCTGACACAG GGGAGAGTGCTACCCTGCACAGCCTGAACACCCTGGCCTATGGGAACTATACTGTGCCCTTGGCCGTCAAGGACCAACAGGGCAAGGGTGAGAAGTATGACCTGAACGTGGTGGTGTGCGACTGCGGCGAGGGCTCAGTGTGTAGACGTCTTGCGTCCCGCTCCTCCATGCTGGGGTTGGGAGGACTCCTTGCCCTGATCGCTGCCTTCCTCATGCTCCTGC TTCTGCTTTTATTCTGCCTGTTCTGTGAATGTGGGGAGGAGAAGAACCGCATACCCATTACCCTGTACGATGAGGGATGTCAGACATTGATCAAATACAATGAGGAGGGTGGGGGCTCAGTATACAAG GCCCAACCACCAGTCCTGATGACTCCTACCAACAGCTTTGTGTTCAAAGAAGACACAAAGAACCCGCCCATTGCTGGAGCAAAG TTCGCTTCTCAGATGTCTGCTGCACCCGTCAGCCAGGGTTATGACACATGGGGAAGCCAAGGGAATGGCATG GGGTCGACCCATTGGGAAGTTTCCAGTCAGGTGCCTAATTATGACACACAGTGGACCAGGACAATGTCCAGCAAA AATGGGACAATGAGACTTGGTAGACAACTCAGCCTTGCTTCCGAGAGGAACGTCTCAGCTCAACTTCAAAGG AGGTTGAGTGCAGTGGAAGAAAGGCATCTAGAAGTACTGCAGTACAATCCAACTGAGTATGCCTTTGAGGGCAAAGGCAGTACCTGCCAGTCTCTGGACCAGTTGTCCTTCAGCAACTATGGAGACAACCTGGACTTCCTTCAGGACCTGGGCCCCAAGTTCAACACACTGGGAGCCATGTGCAGCAAAGCAGTGCCAGTGAAACTGAAAGATCGACCTATGTGA